The sequence below is a genomic window from Lysobacter stagni.
CCCAGCAGTCATCCCAGCGGCGTGGAACTGCATCGCGAAAGCAAGCCCTTTGTGGACGTGGTTGGCGACGCGCTGGGCCTGAAGAAGCTGCGCATCGTCGAGACCGGCGGAACGGCCTATCAGCAGGAACGCACGCAGTGGGACAGCGGCGCGAACCTGGTCTGTGCGTCTCCCGGCGTGGTGTTCGCGTACGACCGCAACACCTACACCAATACGCAACTGCGCAAGGAAGGCGTGGAAGTCATCACGATCGTCGGTGCGGAGCTGGGCCGGGGTCGCGGCGGCGGTCACTGCATGACGTGCCCGATCATCCGCGATCCGGTCGAGTTCTGATGCCGACCGCGGACGGCGCCATGGTGGCGTCGTCCGGCACGGAAGGGGAGCCGGCTGCACCTGGAGGCTGACGCGGATTATCCGCGCAGCGGCAAGCAAGCCACGCCCGTTCCGTGCCGGTCACGGGCACGACCCAGGTGTCGACGAGGAGCAGGCGCGTGCATTCCACCGATCTTCCATCGTGCAGCCATCGGGCAACATCGCGAGCCTTGTGGCTATCGCTGGCGCTTGGCGTCATGGCCCTCGCGGCGCTCGCAGGGTGTCGTCGCGACAGCGACGAAGAGCAGGGCGAGGTGCGGCCCGTGCGCGTGCTGACCCTGGACAAGAGCGTCCGCGGCGACGTGTTCCAGCTGGTCGGCAACGTGCAGGCACAGCGCGAGGTGAACCTGTCGTTCCGCATCGGCGGACGCCTGGCGGATCGCCTGGTGGACGTGGGCGATGTCGTGCGGCCCGGACAGCTGATCGCACGGCTGGAAACGCAGGACGAAGAGAGCGGAATGCAATCGGCGCGCGCGCAGCTGAACGCAGCGCGGGCGCTGCAGGTCGAGGCGTCCAACAACTTCGTGCGCATGCGCGACCTCGTTGCGCAGAATGCGGTTTCGCGCGCACTGTTCGATCAGGCGCAGGCCAACCGTCGCGCCGCCGATTCACAGGTCGAATCGGCGCAGGCGCAGCTGAACCTGGCCGAGAACAGGCTGGGGTACACACGACTGGTGTCCGACGTGGGCGGCGTGGTCACCTCGCAGGGCGCCGAGCCCGGCGAAGTGGTCTCGGCGGGCCGCATGATCGTGCAGATCGCCGGCGAGGACGCGCGCGACGCGGTGTTCGACGTGCCGGCGCGCATCAAGGACAACGCTGCGCGTAACGCGACTGTCGAGGTACTTCTGACGGCCGATCCGAAGGTACGAACCAGCGGACGCGTACGCGAAGTCTCACCGCGCGCGGACCCGATGACCGGCACGTTCCGCGTGCGGGTCTCCTTGGCCGATCCTCCTCCGGCAATGCGTCTGGGCACCACGGTGACCGGTCGTCTCCCGTTGTCGGCAACGGTGGGGATCGCGGTGCCGACGACCGCGGTGATGCGCTCCGGACGCGAGCCGGCCGTGTGGGTGGTGGACCCCAAGGTCAAGACGGTGTCGATGCGTGTCATCCGCATCCAGTCGTCCGATCCGTATGAAGTCGTCGTCGCCTCCGGCTTGAACGCCGGCGATACCGTCGTGACGGCGGGCGTGCAGGCCCTGCGTCCCGGCCAGAAGGTGCGCCCGCTCGAGGCGGCGCGATGATCGGCCCCAACCTGTCGGAATGGGCGCTGCGGAAGACCTCGCTGGTGGTCTTCCTGATGATCATCGCGATCGTGGCCGGCGTCGTGTCGTTCATGCGCCTGGGGCGCGACGAGGACCCCGCGTTCACCGTGCGCACCATGGTGGTGGGCGCGGCCTGGCCGGGCGCGACCGTCGATGAAACGCTGCGCCTGGTCACCGAACGCATCGAACGCAAGCTGCAGGAAACCTCGCACCTGGACCGGGTGCGCAGCTACACGACGGCAGGGCAGACCACGATCTTCGTCGAGCTGGACCAGGCCACGCCACCCGACGTGGTGCCGGACATCTGGTACCAGGTTCGCCGCAACGTCAGCGACATCCGCGGCACGCTGCCCGCTGGCGTCGTGGGGCCATTCTTCAACGACGACTTCGGCGATACCTTCGGCATCATCTACGGATTCACCGCCGATGGCTTCGACTTCCGCGAACTGCGCGATTACGTCGACATGGCCCGCGAGCGACTGCTGCGCGTGCCGGACGTGTCGAAGATCGAAGTGCTCGGCACCCAGGACGAACAGATCTACATCGAGTTCTCCACCGAGAAGATCGCCGGCATGCGGCTGGACCTGGCCTCGATCATCGCCGCGATCCAGGCGCAGAACGTGCTGCGTCCGGCGGGCGTGTTCCAGACCGACAAGGAACGCGTGTTCCTGCGCATCAGCGGCGCGTTCGACAACGAGAAGGACATCGAATCGTTCAATGTCTCGCTTTCGGGGCGCATCATCCGGCTGGGCGACATCGCGCAGGTCCGTCGCGGCGACATCGACCCGCCGCAGCCGATGTTCCGCGTCAACGGCAAGCCGGCCATCGGCCTGGCCATCGCCATGCGCGAGGGCGGCGACATCCTCGCGCTGGGCAAGAACATCCGCAAGGAAATGGCGGCCATTCGCGCCGAACTTCCGATGGGAATCGACCCGGTGCTGGTGGCCGACCAGGCCGTCACCGTGGATTCGGCCATCAACGATTTCATGGCCTCGCTGTGGCAGGCCATCATCATCATCCTGGTGTGCAGCTTCGTCAGCCTTGGCGTGCGCCCCGGCACCGTGGTGGCGCTGTCGATCCCGCTGACGCTGGCGATCGTGTTCGCGGTGATGAACATGCTTGGCATCGACCTGCACCGCATCTCGCTGGGCGCGTTGATCATCGCGCTGACGCTGCTGGTCGACGATGCGATGACCACGGTGGACGCCATGATCAACCGGCTGGCGCTGGGCGACAGCAAGGACGATGCGGCCACCTACGCCTACCGCACGCTGGCCGCGCCGATGCTCATCGGCACGCTGGTGACCATCTCCAGCTTCATCCCCATCGGCTTCGCCCGCAGTTCGGCGGGTGAGTACACGTTCTCGATCTTCTCGGTGGTGGCGATCTCGCTGATCGTCTCGTGGCTGGGCGCGGTGATCTTCGCGCCGCTGATGGGCAAGGCGATCCTCAAGGCCCCGGAGCCGTCCACCACGAAGACGCCACCGAAGCCGAGCCGCGTCCTTGGCGCCTACACCCGGCTGCTGCAGGGCGCGATACGGGCGCGCTGGCTGACCATCGGCATCACCGTCGGGGCGTTCCTGCTCGCGCTGCTGCTGTCGCGGTTCGTGTCGCAGCAGTTCTTTCCCGCGTCCGACCGCCCCGAGCTGACCGTGGACATGACGCTGCGGCAGAACGCGTCGATCTACGCAACGCGCGAGCAGGCGCTGCGCCTGGAAGCGCTGCTCAACGGCAACCCCGACGTCGACCACTACAGCACCTACATCGGACGCGGTGCCATCCGCTTCATCCTCACGCTGAACGTGCAGCTGGCCAATCCTTTCTTCGCCCAGTTCGTGATCGTGGCCAAGGACATCGAGGCCCGCGAGCGCCTGCAGGCGATGCTCGACAAGGCGCTTGCGGAAGACTTCCCCGAGGTCGTTGGCCGTGTGTCGTCGCTGGAGCTGGGGCCGCCGGTCGGGTTTCCGTTGCAGTACCGCGTGAGCGGGCCGGACAAGGACCGCGTGCGCAACATCGCGCTGGAGCTGGCGCAGGTGATCGGTGCCGACACGCGGACGCACGGCATCAACTACGACTGGATGGAACCGGCGCGGCAGGTGCGCATCCACGTCGACCAGGACGAAGCGCGCCAGCTGGGTGTGAGTTCCGCCGCGCTATCCAGCGCGCTCAACGCCGCCATCACCGGCACGACGGTCACGCAGGTACGTGACGACATCTACCTGGTCAACGTCGTCGCCCGCGCGGTGGACAACCAGCGCGCTTCGTTCCAGACACTGGCCTCGTTGCAGGTGCCCACGCCCAGCGGGCGGATGGTGGCGATCAGCCAGTTCGCCACCTTCGCCGAGGAGCAGGAATACCCGCTGGTGTGGCGACGCAACCTGGTGCCCACGCTGACCGTGCGTGCCGATGTGGTGAAGGACGTCATGCCCGACGACGTGGTGGACGACCTGCAACCGAACATTGAAGCGTTCGCCGCGAAGCTGCCGCCGCTCTACCGCGTGGAGGTGGGTGGACTGCCGGAGGAGAGCGGTCAGTCCAGCGCGTCGGTGTTCGCGGTCGTTCCCATCATGATCCTGATGATGCTGGTGGTGATGATGGTGCTGCTGGTGAGCTTCCGCCGATTGGCGATGGTGGTGAGCGTGCTGCCGCTGGGCTTGATCGGCGTGGTCGCTTCGCTGCTCATCTTCAACCGTCCGCTGGGTTTCGTCGCCATCCTCGGCATCCTCGCGCTGATCGGCATGATCGCGAAGAACGCGGTGATCCTGATCGTACAGATCGAAACCGACCGCGCCAGCGGAAAGGGCGTGCTGGATGCGGTGGTGAGCGCGGCCACGTCGCGAATGCGGCCGCTCATGCTGACCGCCATCTCCACCGTGCTTGGCCTGATTCCGATCGCGCCAACGGTGTTCTGGGGGCCGATGGCGTTTGCGATCATGGGCGGCCTGCTGGTGGCGACGCTGCTCACGCTGGTCTTCCTTCCCGTGCTGTACGTGACGGTGTTCGGCAACGAGCCACCGCCCAAGGCGCCGGCCACGCCGGCTTCGGGGTGATCCGCCATGCGCCGGTTCTTCCACCCGATTGATCGGCTTCGCAGGCATGCGAGGGGGGCGGCATGAAGCGCCGTGCCGTGGAACTTGCCGCGCGCCAGCCGTATTCGCCGCGCGTTGCAGCGGCCAGCCGTGTCGCCGCGTTCGCATTGCTGTGGGTCGTGCTGATGCCGAGCGCGAACCTGGGAGATATCGCCGTAGGCCTGTTCGCCGCCATCTGCGCCTGCGCGACGAGTCTGTGGTTGCAGCCACCCCGACAGGGCCATCTGCGATTCTTCGTGCTGATCTCGCTGTTGCCGCACTTCCTCTACCAGTCGCTGCTGGCGGGATGGGACGTCGCGCGCCGTGCGTTCGATCCGCGCATGCCGATGCAAACGGGGCTGGTCGATTGCCCGCTGGACCTTTCACCGGGCCTGCCACGCAACACGTTCGCCACCATCACCAGTCTGCTGCCGGGCTCGGTGCCCTGCGGCGACAACGACGGCGCGCTGGTGTACCACTGCCTCGACGTGAGCCAGCCGGCCGTGCAGCAGCTCAAGGAAGAGGAGCGCCTGTTCGCGCGCGCACTCGTGGCCGGCGACGATGCAAGCCAGTCGACAGGAGGATCGTCGTGACCGCGTTCCTGCTCGCATCGGCCGCGTTCGTGCTGCTGACGGTCGCCATCGGGCTGGTCCGCATCCTGCGCGGTCCGGGCGATGCGGACCGCATGATGGCCGCCCAGCTGCTGGGCAGTGGCGGCATCGCCGCGCTGTTGCTGGCCGCTGCGACAGGGCCGTCGGCGGTGGTCGATGTGGCATTGATCCTGGCGCTGCTCGCCGCGTTCGCCTCGATCGCCTTCGTCAAGGCGGGGCAGGGGGATGACCCGGAATGAGGACCGTGCTGGACATCGTCAGCATCGTGCTGATCTGCGGCGGCGTGTTCTTCTTCCTCGCCGGCGCCATCGGCCTGTTGCGCTTCCCGGACACGATGACGCGCCTGCATGCACTCACCAAGGCCGACAACCTGGGCATCGGCCTGGTGGTGTTCGGGCTGCTGCCGCAGATGGACAGCGTGCTCAGCGGGTTGAAGCTGCTGGTGGTGTGGGTGCTGTTGCTGTGGTCTTCGGCGACCGTGTCGCAGTTGATCGCGCGTGCGGCGCGGCGAGGCACGTCGTGACCGGGCTGTTCGACATCGCGTTGTGCGCGCTGGTTCTTGGGCTGGCGACGTGGACCGTGGCGACGCACAACGCGTTCGCGGCGGTGACCGGCTACCTCGCGTACGGCCTGCTGCTCACTCTTGTGTGGGTGCGTCTTGCCGCGGTGGACGTGGCGCTGACCGAAGCCGCCATCGGCACGGGGCTGACCGGCGCGCTGCTGATTGGCGCCGTCGCGCGACTGCGGGCGCAGCGGCTGGTTCCGGAGTGGCGCAGCCGCAGCCTGCGCCTGCGCGTGCTTGCCGCGCTGGGGGCAGGCAGTGTCACGGCGGCGCTGGTGGCGTGCATCCTGCAGCTGCCGGATCCGGCGCCCACGCTGGCGCCCGATGTGATGCAGAACATCGCCGCAACGGGAGTGAAGAATCCGATCACCGCGGTGCTGCTGGCGTTCCGCGCGATGGACACGCTGCTCGAGGCCATCGTGCTGTTGTTCGCGTTGATCGGCGTGTGGTCGCTGTCCGCCGATCCGGACTGGGGACATCGGCCCGGCATCGTGCATCGCGCCGACCCGAACGGAATCCTGTCGTACATCGCGCGCCTGTTGCCGCCCATCGGCGTGCTGGTGGCGATCTACATCCTGTGGGCGGGCGCCGACCAGCCGGGCGGAAAGTTCCAGGGCGCGACCATCCTCGCAGCGATGTGGCTGCTGACGATCATGGCCGCGTTGACGCAACCGCCGCCCATCGCCAGCCGCTGGCTGCGTGTGGGCCTGGTGGCGGGGCCGCTCATCTTCATCGCCATCGGGACGCTGGGCATCGTGTTGGGCGTGGGGTTCCTCGGCTATCCGGAAGGCGCCGCGAAGCCGCTCATCATCGTCATCGAGTTCGCGCTGATGCCATCGCTGGCGATCACGCTGGCGCTGCTGCTGATCGGTGCGCCGCGGAGCGAGCCGCGATGAACACCACGGTCGTCTTCGGTACGTGCGCGGCGCTGCTGGTTGGGCTTGGCCTGTACGGGCTGATCGTGGAACCGCGGCCGTTGCGCAAGGTGCTTTCTTTCAATCTGATGAGCACGGGCGTGTTCCTGTTGTGCGCGGTCATCGCACGGCGCGCAGGCGCGAGCATCGCCGACCCGGTACCGCAGGCATTGCTGATCACGGCGATCGTCGTGGCGTTCGCAGCGTCGGCCCTGGCCGTGGCCGTGTTGCTGCGGCTGGCCGAAACCGCCGATTCGGTGTCTCTCGATCCGCAGGAGGACGATGGGGAGGCGCCGCCATGAGCACACCGCACTCCGTGCTGCTGGTGCTGCTGGTGCTGGTGCCCTTCGCGGCGGTTCTGGTCGGGCTGGTGCTGGGCGGGCGCAATGCCGAGCGGCTCGTGCTGGCGACGGTGGCGATCGGACTGCTGCTTGCGTTGGCGGTGGCCGCGGCGCTGATGCGGTCGCATGAAGCACTGGTGTATGTGCTCGGCGGCTGGCAACCGCCGCTGGGGGTGGCGTTGCGGGCCGATGGATTGTCGGCGGTGATGCTGGTCGCCGTGGCGGTGGTGATGGCAGGCATCGCGGTGTATGCACGCGCCAGCTTCGGCACGAAAACGGGCGAGGGCGAACGCCGCAGCGCGCTCACGTTCTGGTTGCTGCTGCTTTCCATCTGGGGCGCGCTGAACCTGGTGTTCGTCGCCGGCGACGTGTTCACGCTGTACGTGGCGCTGGAGCTGCTGACCTTCGCGGCCGTGCCGCTGGTGTGCCTGGACGGAACCGGCGACACGCTTCGCGCCGCGTTGCGGTATCTGCTGTTCGCGCTGGTCGGCTCGATGCTGTACCTGCTGGGCGCGTTCCTGCTGTATGGCGGTTATGGCGCGCTCGACATTCCCGTGCTGGCGATGCGCGTGAAACCCGAGCCTATCGCGTGGTCGGCCGCCGCATTGATGACCGCGGGGCTGCTGGCGAAGACAGCGCTGTTCCCACTTCATCTGTGGCTTCCGCCCGCGCATGCCGGCGCGCCGGCCGCCGCGAGCGCCGTGCTCTCCGCGCTGGTGGTGAAGGGTTCCTGGTTCCTGTTGTTGCGGTTGTGGATCGACGTGTTCCCGGACGTGGTGACGCTGGCTGCGGCGCAACTGCTGGCAGCACTCGGCGCGACCGCCATCGTCCTTGGCAACCTCACCGCACTGCGTCAGGTGCGTTTGAAGCTGCTGATCGCGTACTCGACGGTCGCACAGATCGGTTACCTGTTCCTGATGTTTCCGCTCGTCGCGGGTTTGCGCAGCAGCCCCATCGATGCTTCCACCGCCGTGACCGGCGGCATGCTGCAGACCATCTCGCACGCGACGGCTAAGGCGGCGATGTTCATGGCCGCGGGCCTGGTCTACACCACGCTCGGTCACGACCGCCTGACCGAGCTGCGCGGCGTCGGCCGGGCATTACCGATGACCACGGTCGCCTTCGCGCTGGCCGGGGCGTCGCTGATCGGGCTACCACCGAGCGGCGGCTTCCTCGCCAAATGGTTGTTGCTGTCGGCCAGCTTTGCTTCGACGCAATGGTGGTGGGCCTGCGTGATGCTGGTGGGCGGCCTGCTCACCAGTGTTTACGTCTTCACGTTCGTCGTGCGGGCGTTGGCGCCCGCCGAGGCCGGCTGGACGCCGAAATCGCGCGTGCCGGCGTACCAGCAACACGCAGTGCTGGCGCTTGCGTTGTGCTCGTTCGTGCTCGGCGCGGCGGCCTGGTTGCCGGGCGACCTGATGCGGATCGGCGCTCCGACGCCGGCGGGAGCGGCCCGGTGAACGGCCCCTTGTTGCTCACCGCTGCGCTGGGCATTCCGTTGGCGCTGTTGATCGCTTGCGCGATGCGACCGCTGCGTGAGCGGATGCTGCACGTGTTGCCATGGGCACCCGTGCCGGCTTTGTTGGCGGGTTTGGCAGGTATGTCCAGTGGTACCTGGACGCTGGGCACCTCACGTTTCGCGCTGGAGTTCGGCCTGGACGCACCGGGCGCGATGCTGCTGGCGGCCGGGGCGCTGCTGTGGATATTCGCCGCAATCCATGCCATCGGCTGGGCGCCGAGCCGCGGCAACACCGGCGCCTTCGCGGTGGCGTGGCTGATGACGCTCACCGGCTCCATCGGTGTGTTCGTGAGCGCCGACGTGGTGGGCTTCTACTTCCTGCTGGCCGTGTTGAGCGTGGGCGCAAGCGCGCTGGTACTGCAGGGTGCGCAGCCCGCGTCGCTGCGCGCCGCCGCGGTGTATCTGGGAGTTGCGCTGCTCGCCGAAGCATTCCTGCTGGCGGCGTTGGTGCTGATGGCCCAGTCGCCCGGCATCAGTGGCCTGCGGATCGATGCACTCGCCGCTGGCATCGCGCAGCATCCGCGTGCCGATCTCATTGTGTGGTTGCTGGTCGTCGGCCTTGGCATGAAAGCGGGTGTGGTGCCGCTGCACTTCTGGATGCCGATGGCCTACCGCGCCGCACCGACGCCGGCGGCCGCCGTGATGAGCGGTGTCGTGGTGAAGGCCAGCGTCATCGCGATGATTCGCCTGCTGCCGTTGCATTCGATGCCGTCGGCACCGGCCATCGCGCTGGTCGTGCTGGGGCTGAGCGGCGCGTTCTTCGGCGTGGCGATAGGACTGGGCAAACGCGATCCGGCGCTGATCCTGGCGTATTCCAGCGTCAGCCAGCTGGGTTTCATCGCGGCGATGGTCGGCATGGGGGGGGCGAAAGCTCTTGTTCTCGCCGCGCCGACGGCCGTGGCGTTCTATGCCATGCACCACCTGCTGGTGAAGGGGGCGCTGTTCCTTGCCGTGGGCGCGGCACCGTTCGCGCGCGTGCGCCTGCTGATGTGGCCGGCCGGCGTGATCGCGCTGGGTCTGGGCGGCCTGCCGTTCACTGGTGGCTGGCTGGCGAAGTACGCCAGCAAGGACCTCATGGGCGACGGCTTCGTCGGAGTGCTTGCCGTGCTCTCCTCGATAGCCACGACGATGCTGATGCTGCACTTCCTGCGGCACCTTCGCGTTTGCGCCGGGCGCGACGGCGTTTCGGATGCACGCAGGGCAGGGGCGGGGTTGATGGTCGCCACCTGGCTGGCGATGGCGTTGGCGTCGGTGCTGATGCCGTGGTGGATCTACCTCGCAACGGACCAACGCGGTGCGTTCAGCGCGTTCGCGGTGTGGTCGGCCGCATGGCCTGTCGCGATCGGCGTTGCGTTGTCCACGTTGATCTCGCGATGGGTGCGTACGCAGCACGGCGGCGATTCGGCGCAGACGCCGGCCTGGCTGACGTCGATGGAACGCGCCGGTCAACGCATGAGCATCGCCGGCGAGCACGTCGACACCTGGGTACGACGCTGGCCGGTCGCAGGTCTCCTGCTGCTGGGCGTGTGCGCCGCGACGTACTTCGC
It includes:
- a CDS encoding NADH-quinone oxidoreductase subunit K — encoded protein: MNTTVVFGTCAALLVGLGLYGLIVEPRPLRKVLSFNLMSTGVFLLCAVIARRAGASIADPVPQALLITAIVVAFAASALAVAVLLRLAETADSVSLDPQEDDGEAPP
- a CDS encoding complex I subunit 5 family protein, with protein sequence MSTPHSVLLVLLVLVPFAAVLVGLVLGGRNAERLVLATVAIGLLLALAVAAALMRSHEALVYVLGGWQPPLGVALRADGLSAVMLVAVAVVMAGIAVYARASFGTKTGEGERRSALTFWLLLLSIWGALNLVFVAGDVFTLYVALELLTFAAVPLVCLDGTGDTLRAALRYLLFALVGSMLYLLGAFLLYGGYGALDIPVLAMRVKPEPIAWSAAALMTAGLLAKTALFPLHLWLPPAHAGAPAAASAVLSALVVKGSWFLLLRLWIDVFPDVVTLAAAQLLAALGATAIVLGNLTALRQVRLKLLIAYSTVAQIGYLFLMFPLVAGLRSSPIDASTAVTGGMLQTISHATAKAAMFMAAGLVYTTLGHDRLTELRGVGRALPMTTVAFALAGASLIGLPPSGGFLAKWLLLSASFASTQWWWACVMLVGGLLTSVYVFTFVVRALAPAEAGWTPKSRVPAYQQHAVLALALCSFVLGAAAWLPGDLMRIGAPTPAGAAR
- a CDS encoding efflux RND transporter periplasmic adaptor subunit gives rise to the protein MALAALAGCRRDSDEEQGEVRPVRVLTLDKSVRGDVFQLVGNVQAQREVNLSFRIGGRLADRLVDVGDVVRPGQLIARLETQDEESGMQSARAQLNAARALQVEASNNFVRMRDLVAQNAVSRALFDQAQANRRAADSQVESAQAQLNLAENRLGYTRLVSDVGGVVTSQGAEPGEVVSAGRMIVQIAGEDARDAVFDVPARIKDNAARNATVEVLLTADPKVRTSGRVREVSPRADPMTGTFRVRVSLADPPPAMRLGTTVTGRLPLSATVGIAVPTTAVMRSGREPAVWVVDPKVKTVSMRVIRIQSSDPYEVVVASGLNAGDTVVTAGVQALRPGQKVRPLEAAR
- a CDS encoding cation:proton antiporter is translated as MRTVLDIVSIVLICGGVFFFLAGAIGLLRFPDTMTRLHALTKADNLGIGLVVFGLLPQMDSVLSGLKLLVVWVLLLWSSATVSQLIARAARRGTS
- a CDS encoding proton-conducting transporter membrane subunit — its product is MSSGTWTLGTSRFALEFGLDAPGAMLLAAGALLWIFAAIHAIGWAPSRGNTGAFAVAWLMTLTGSIGVFVSADVVGFYFLLAVLSVGASALVLQGAQPASLRAAAVYLGVALLAEAFLLAALVLMAQSPGISGLRIDALAAGIAQHPRADLIVWLLVVGLGMKAGVVPLHFWMPMAYRAAPTPAAAVMSGVVVKASVIAMIRLLPLHSMPSAPAIALVVLGLSGAFFGVAIGLGKRDPALILAYSSVSQLGFIAAMVGMGGAKALVLAAPTAVAFYAMHHLLVKGALFLAVGAAPFARVRLLMWPAGVIALGLGGLPFTGGWLAKYASKDLMGDGFVGVLAVLSSIATTMLMLHFLRHLRVCAGRDGVSDARRAGAGLMVATWLAMALASVLMPWWIYLATDQRGAFSAFAVWSAAWPVAIGVALSTLISRWVRTQHGGDSAQTPAWLTSMERAGQRMSIAGEHVDTWVRRWPVAGLLLLGVCAATYFALRTWH
- a CDS encoding hydrogenase subunit MbhD domain-containing protein, whose translation is MTGLFDIALCALVLGLATWTVATHNAFAAVTGYLAYGLLLTLVWVRLAAVDVALTEAAIGTGLTGALLIGAVARLRAQRLVPEWRSRSLRLRVLAALGAGSVTAALVACILQLPDPAPTLAPDVMQNIAATGVKNPITAVLLAFRAMDTLLEAIVLLFALIGVWSLSADPDWGHRPGIVHRADPNGILSYIARLLPPIGVLVAIYILWAGADQPGGKFQGATILAAMWLLTIMAALTQPPPIASRWLRVGLVAGPLIFIAIGTLGIVLGVGFLGYPEGAAKPLIIVIEFALMPSLAITLALLLIGAPRSEPR
- a CDS encoding efflux RND transporter permease subunit, which codes for MIGPNLSEWALRKTSLVVFLMIIAIVAGVVSFMRLGRDEDPAFTVRTMVVGAAWPGATVDETLRLVTERIERKLQETSHLDRVRSYTTAGQTTIFVELDQATPPDVVPDIWYQVRRNVSDIRGTLPAGVVGPFFNDDFGDTFGIIYGFTADGFDFRELRDYVDMARERLLRVPDVSKIEVLGTQDEQIYIEFSTEKIAGMRLDLASIIAAIQAQNVLRPAGVFQTDKERVFLRISGAFDNEKDIESFNVSLSGRIIRLGDIAQVRRGDIDPPQPMFRVNGKPAIGLAIAMREGGDILALGKNIRKEMAAIRAELPMGIDPVLVADQAVTVDSAINDFMASLWQAIIIILVCSFVSLGVRPGTVVALSIPLTLAIVFAVMNMLGIDLHRISLGALIIALTLLVDDAMTTVDAMINRLALGDSKDDAATYAYRTLAAPMLIGTLVTISSFIPIGFARSSAGEYTFSIFSVVAISLIVSWLGAVIFAPLMGKAILKAPEPSTTKTPPKPSRVLGAYTRLLQGAIRARWLTIGITVGAFLLALLLSRFVSQQFFPASDRPELTVDMTLRQNASIYATREQALRLEALLNGNPDVDHYSTYIGRGAIRFILTLNVQLANPFFAQFVIVAKDIEARERLQAMLDKALAEDFPEVVGRVSSLELGPPVGFPLQYRVSGPDKDRVRNIALELAQVIGADTRTHGINYDWMEPARQVRIHVDQDEARQLGVSSAALSSALNAAITGTTVTQVRDDIYLVNVVARAVDNQRASFQTLASLQVPTPSGRMVAISQFATFAEEQEYPLVWRRNLVPTLTVRADVVKDVMPDDVVDDLQPNIEAFAAKLPPLYRVEVGGLPEESGQSSASVFAVVPIMILMMLVVMMVLLVSFRRLAMVVSVLPLGLIGVVASLLIFNRPLGFVAILGILALIGMIAKNAVILIVQIETDRASGKGVLDAVVSAATSRMRPLMLTAISTVLGLIPIAPTVFWGPMAFAIMGGLLVATLLTLVFLPVLYVTVFGNEPPPKAPATPASG
- a CDS encoding monovalent cation/H+ antiporter complex subunit F, which produces MTAFLLASAAFVLLTVAIGLVRILRGPGDADRMMAAQLLGSGGIAALLLAAATGPSAVVDVALILALLAAFASIAFVKAGQGDDPE
- a CDS encoding Na+/H+ antiporter subunit E; the encoded protein is MKRRAVELAARQPYSPRVAAASRVAAFALLWVVLMPSANLGDIAVGLFAAICACATSLWLQPPRQGHLRFFVLISLLPHFLYQSLLAGWDVARRAFDPRMPMQTGLVDCPLDLSPGLPRNTFATITSLLPGSVPCGDNDGALVYHCLDVSQPAVQQLKEEERLFARALVAGDDASQSTGGSS